From the Bacilli bacterium genome, one window contains:
- the yicI gene encoding alpha-xylosidase, translating into MKFTNGYWLVKEGVDIACATEVRDIAIAAEAITVYTATRTVRHKGDTLNAPLLQAEISSPRPDVIRVRWSHHAGGVARGPAFQLFASAGFAAHIADEGERVVLTSGKLCVSVPKQGPWHADFFYGGKRITGTGEKAAGYIQTNEQRRYFRERLDLGVGEHIYGLGERFTPFVKNGQTVDIWNEDGGTSSEQAYKNVPFYVSSSGYGVFVNHPEHVSFEVASEVVSKVQFSVPDEALDYFIIGGANLKEVLGNYTALTGKPALPPAWTFGLWLTTSFTTDYDEATVNSFIDGMSSRRLPLSVFHFDCFWMKEYQWCDFTWNRDIFPDPQGMLTRLKAKGLKVSVWINPYIAQKSPLFKEGKENGYLLKKANGDVWQWDMWQAGMGLVDFTNPDAVKWYQSKLQRLIDMGVDCFKTDFGERIPTDVVYFDGSDPDKMHNYYTFLYNQAVFELLERNFGKTQAAVFARSATAGSQRFPVHWGGDCSSTYESMAESLRGGLSLGLSGFGFWSHDISGFENTATPDLYKRWVAFGLLSSHSRLHGNASYRVPWLFDEEAVDVVRYFTRLKNRLMPYLFKTAVEAAELGLPMMRAMVLEFPDDPACRYPDCQYMLGEKLLVAPIFRPDGVATYYVPHGRWTNFRTGEEITGGVWREEEHDYFSLPLWVRPNSLMAIGRNEERPDYDYAEGVEFRLYALDEGASAATRVHDLHGTPVMALRAERIGNRIAISASGAANNWTVRLVGIPQLASVAGASWESDGADVTLKPQAGCTEISVEI; encoded by the coding sequence AGTTCGCGATATTGCGATTGCAGCGGAGGCGATAACGGTTTATACGGCGACGCGGACGGTCCGCCACAAGGGCGATACGTTGAACGCTCCGCTCTTGCAGGCGGAGATCAGTTCGCCGCGGCCGGATGTCATCCGCGTCCGCTGGTCGCATCATGCGGGCGGCGTTGCCCGCGGCCCCGCATTTCAATTGTTCGCATCCGCCGGTTTTGCGGCGCATATTGCCGATGAGGGCGAGCGGGTCGTGCTGACAAGCGGGAAGCTATGCGTCAGCGTTCCGAAGCAAGGGCCGTGGCACGCCGATTTTTTCTACGGCGGCAAGCGCATTACCGGCACCGGCGAGAAAGCGGCGGGCTATATTCAAACAAACGAACAGCGGAGATATTTTCGCGAGCGGCTCGATCTTGGCGTCGGCGAGCACATATACGGACTTGGCGAGCGGTTTACGCCGTTTGTAAAAAACGGCCAAACGGTGGACATCTGGAATGAAGACGGCGGCACAAGCAGCGAACAAGCCTATAAAAACGTCCCCTTTTATGTAAGCAGCAGCGGATACGGCGTTTTCGTCAATCACCCGGAACATGTTTCGTTTGAAGTCGCTTCGGAAGTCGTTTCGAAGGTCCAGTTCAGCGTTCCCGACGAAGCGCTGGATTATTTCATCATCGGCGGCGCCAATCTGAAGGAAGTGCTGGGCAATTATACGGCCTTAACCGGCAAACCCGCGTTGCCTCCGGCATGGACGTTCGGGCTGTGGCTGACCACTTCGTTTACGACCGACTATGACGAGGCGACCGTAAACAGTTTTATCGACGGCATGTCGTCCCGGCGCTTGCCGTTAAGCGTGTTCCATTTTGACTGTTTTTGGATGAAAGAATACCAATGGTGCGATTTCACGTGGAATCGTGATATTTTCCCCGATCCTCAAGGTATGCTCACGCGATTGAAAGCGAAGGGCCTGAAAGTGAGCGTCTGGATCAACCCTTACATCGCGCAAAAATCGCCTTTGTTCAAGGAAGGCAAAGAAAACGGATATTTATTGAAAAAAGCGAACGGCGATGTGTGGCAATGGGATATGTGGCAGGCTGGAATGGGTCTTGTCGATTTCACCAATCCGGATGCGGTCAAATGGTATCAGAGCAAACTGCAACGGCTGATCGATATGGGCGTGGATTGCTTCAAAACCGATTTTGGCGAGCGAATCCCGACGGATGTCGTGTATTTCGACGGCTCCGATCCGGACAAAATGCATAATTATTATACGTTTTTATATAATCAGGCTGTTTTCGAATTGCTGGAGCGAAATTTCGGCAAAACGCAAGCGGCGGTGTTCGCGCGTTCGGCAACGGCGGGCAGCCAACGGTTTCCGGTGCATTGGGGCGGCGATTGCTCTTCGACGTACGAATCGATGGCCGAATCGTTGCGCGGCGGCCTGTCGTTGGGGTTGTCCGGTTTCGGCTTTTGGAGCCACGACATCAGCGGATTTGAGAACACCGCGACCCCGGATCTGTACAAGCGTTGGGTGGCCTTCGGCCTCTTGTCCTCGCACAGCCGCCTGCACGGGAACGCATCGTATCGGGTGCCGTGGCTGTTTGACGAAGAAGCCGTGGATGTCGTGCGCTACTTTACCCGTTTGAAAAATCGGCTGATGCCTTATTTGTTTAAAACGGCGGTGGAAGCGGCTGAACTGGGTCTGCCGATGATGCGGGCGATGGTGCTGGAATTTCCCGACGATCCCGCATGCCGTTATCCGGATTGCCAATACATGCTGGGAGAAAAGCTGTTGGTTGCGCCCATTTTTCGTCCCGACGGCGTCGCGACCTACTATGTGCCCCACGGGCGCTGGACGAATTTTAGGACGGGCGAAGAGATCACAGGCGGCGTGTGGAGAGAAGAAGAGCACGATTATTTCAGCCTGCCGCTGTGGGTCAGACCGAACAGCCTTATGGCGATCGGCCGCAACGAGGAACGCCCGGACTATGATTATGCCGAAGGCGTTGAATTCCGGTTGTACGCGCTGGATGAAGGCGCAAGCGCCGCAACGCGGGTGCACGATTTGCACGGAACGCCGGTCATGGCCTTGCGGGCCGAGCGAATCGGCAACCGAATCGCGATTTCCGCAAGCGGCGCCGCCAACAATTGGACGGTGCGGCTTGTCGGAATTCCGCAACTGGCATCGGTTGCGGGCGCGAGCTGGGAAAGCGACGGAGCCGATGTTACGCTGAAGCCGCAAGCTGGCTGCACCGAGATCAGCGTGGAAATATGA
- a CDS encoding carbohydrate ABC transporter permease: MQRQKAGLLGLEMAMILLALLFIYPILLVVQNSLKTFAEVMTNVIALPKGFAWENYVYVWHEMNYPRLFLNNVIVTGVGVAGTIAIASVATYMLARTKGKTSTFIYLFCILPMLIPFQSIMVTVLKLMKMLHLSDSVWGLGVQYWGFAAPMAVFIYHGFVKSVPKELDESAKMDGASTFQTFYKIIFPLLKPVTTTVFIIDVMWFWNDFLLPLIMVNGLQSTKTLTLAAYTFVGQYNTDWQYAMTAMFMAVFPSILVFIFLQKFIVKGVVAGAVKG; encoded by the coding sequence ATGCAAAGACAAAAAGCGGGTTTGCTCGGCCTGGAAATGGCCATGATCCTCCTGGCCCTTTTGTTCATCTACCCGATCTTGCTCGTTGTGCAAAATTCGCTGAAAACTTTCGCCGAAGTCATGACCAACGTGATTGCGCTGCCGAAAGGGTTCGCGTGGGAAAACTACGTATATGTCTGGCATGAAATGAATTACCCCAGACTGTTTTTAAATAACGTCATCGTGACCGGCGTTGGGGTGGCGGGAACGATTGCCATCGCTTCCGTCGCGACCTATATGCTTGCCAGAACGAAAGGCAAAACCAGCACTTTTATTTATTTGTTCTGCATTTTACCAATGCTTATTCCGTTTCAATCGATTATGGTTACCGTTCTGAAGCTGATGAAAATGCTGCATTTATCCGACAGCGTTTGGGGGCTCGGCGTCCAGTATTGGGGCTTTGCCGCTCCGATGGCCGTCTTTATTTATCACGGTTTCGTGAAAAGTGTACCCAAAGAGCTCGACGAAAGCGCCAAGATGGATGGGGCATCGACTTTCCAAACTTTTTATAAAATCATATTCCCGTTGCTAAAACCGGTCACCACGACCGTCTTTATCATCGATGTCATGTGGTTCTGGAACGATTTCCTGCTGCCGCTCATCATGGTTAACGGCCTGCAATCGACCAAAACGTTGACTTTGGCCGCCTATACCTTTGTCGGGCAGTACAACACCGACTGGCAATACGCGATGACGGCAATGTTTATGGCGGTCTTTCCGTCGATCCTCGTGTTTATTTTCCTGCAAAAGTTCATCGTCAAAGGTGTCGTCGCCGGCGCTGTCAAAGGATAA